Within the Candidatus Atribacteria bacterium ADurb.Bin276 genome, the region TAACTATAGCGATACTTATAGGCTCTTAGAAAAGCTTCTTGTATTAAATCTTTGGCTTTTTCCATATTACCAGTAATATGACAGGCAAATCGGATAATGTCTTTTTCACACTGTCGTATTTGTTCTTCAAACCAGATTTTTTCTTGTTCCGCTGTTAAGCCTTGATACCAGGTTGCTTTTTGAACCTGCGCTTCTCCCACGGTTTTCCACCACCCTTTATCCTTCCAATTTCCTATCAGAAAAAGAACTAAAGGAAGAAACGGTTGTATTCTTCTTCATTAATACATATCTCTTTCCCGTCTTCGAGTTCCAGGCGAATCATATCCTTAAAAATATCTATTTCAAGAATTTTAGCTAATCCCTGAGGTGTTAAAATTTTACTCCCCTTTTTGGGAAGTTGGTAAATCAATTTTTTATATTGAGAATACTCAAAAGACAAGCAACACATTAATCGGCCACAGACTCCAGAAATTTTTGCCGAATTGAGGGCCAAGTTTTGCTCTTTAGCCATTTTAATCGATATTGGTTCAAAATTGATAAGAAAAGTGCTACAACACAACTCACGACCGCACATTCCGCACCCTCCAATCATCCCTGCTTCATCTCGAACCCCCATCTGGCGAAGTTCAATCCGGGTTCGGAAAATAGCCGCTAAATCTTTAACTAAATTTCGGAAATCAATTCTTTCCTCAGATCCAAAATAAAAAGTTAATCTTCCCCTATCCAGGGTATAATGGGCTCTTAGCAATTTCATGGAAAGCTGGTGTTCTTGGATTTTTTGATTCGCTATTTCAAAGGCAATTTTTTCCTTTTCCCGGTTACTTTTCAGCTGCAAAATATCAATTTCCCGAGCAGGTCGAATAACCGGCTTTAGACTATTTTTAATATTTTCACAAATAAAGGGTCTTTTTACTACTTCACCCATTTCCAAGCCTAAAACCGTCTCAACTACACACTTCTGGCCATAATGTAAATCAAAATTTCTTGTTTCAAAAAAATACATTTTTAAATTATGTTCAAACTTGATTCCGACAACACGGGGCACTATTCAATTCCTCCCTTACCATTAAAACAAAATGCAACAAAGTGGTATCATAATTGAGATTGCTCTTCAGATCCTTCTCTAACTGTTCAATTTCAAGGATAAAACGAGAAATAATTCTTGGCGACAGCCGATTTGAATCGTCAACAATCCGCTT harbors:
- a CDS encoding hypothetical protein (PSP1 C-terminal conserved region), giving the protein MPRVVGIKFEHNLKMYFFETRNFDLHYGQKCVVETVLGLEMGEVVKRPFICENIKNSLKPVIRPAREIDILQLKSNREKEKIAFEIANQKIQEHQLSMKLLRAHYTLDRGRLTFYFGSEERIDFRNLVKDLAAIFRTRIELRQMGVRDEAGMIGGCGMCGRELCCSTFLINFEPISIKMAKEQNLALNSAKISGVCGRLMCCLSFEYSQYKKLIYQLPKKGSKILTPQGLAKILEIDIFKDMIRLELEDGKEICINEEEYNRFFL